One Camelina sativa cultivar DH55 chromosome 3, Cs, whole genome shotgun sequence genomic window carries:
- the LOC104776312 gene encoding uncharacterized protein LOC104776312 yields MAGQMSKRICNLLMIITLCTIMFSAQVAHSNKRALDVCLRNCVTNVCMKTGKKATPAKCSDACKQVCDGNPYNNEEYFVPGGKSPVKRFCEQFPWIC; encoded by the coding sequence GCGGGTCAAATGTCAAAGAGAATATGCAATCTCTTAATGATTATAACGTTATGTACGATAATGTTTTCAGCACAAGTCGCTCATTCGAACAAGAGAGCGCTAGATGTATGTCTTAGAAATTGTGTTACGAACGTGTGCATGAAGACCGGCAAAAAAGCAACTCCAGCCAAATGTTCTGACGCTTGCAAGCAAGTTTGTGATGGAAACCCATACAATAATGAGGAATACTTCGTCCCTGGAGGTAAAAGTCCTGTGAAAAGGTTTTGCGAACAATTTCCCTGGATATGTTAG